A window from Pseudopipra pipra isolate bDixPip1 chromosome 25, bDixPip1.hap1, whole genome shotgun sequence encodes these proteins:
- the ELK4 gene encoding ETS domain-containing protein Elk-4 — translation MDSAITLWQFLLQLLQEPQNKNIICWTSNDGEFKLLQAEEVARLWGIRKNKPSMNYDKLSRALRYYYVKNIIKKVNGKKFVYKFVSYPEILNMDPLVVGRIEGDPELTGFGEVNSAPKDVENCGKEKSQSCAKSSSRNDYIHSGLYSSFTLNSLNSSSVKLFRSIKIENPAEKLTEKKPQEPTPSVIKFVTVPSKKPPSAPLVSTVSAASAAPAASSSLPLGSEETLQTLETLVLPKLTVPEAPAPLPNLTSSFTPTPPMSSVSPTLQVPSTPPSPPLSSNPDLDIDTDIESVASQQLEQAQSLQHQSPEPKEQDSSVLEKEFANHLSRSKKPKGLELAPTLVITGSDPSPLGILSPSLPTASLTPALFSQTPILLTPSPLLSSIHFWSTLSPVAPLSPARLQGANTLFQFPSVLNSHGPFTLSGLDGPSTPGPFSPDLQKT, via the exons ATGGACAGTGCTATCACCCTGTGGCagttcctcctccagctcctccaagAGCCTCAGAACAAGAACATCATCTGTTGGACCTCCAACGACGGGGAGTTCaagctgctgcaggcagaggaggtgGCCAGGCTGTGGGGGATCCGCAAGAACAAGCCCAGCATGAACTATGATAAACTCAGCCGAGCGCTCAGATACTACTACGTGAAG AATATCATTAAGAAAGTGAACGGGAAGAAGTTTGTGTACAAGTTTGTCTCGTATCCGGAGATTTTAAATATGGACCCGCTCGTCGTGGGCCGGATAGAAGGAGACCCTGAGCTGACTGGCTTTGGAGAGGTCAACAGCGCTCCAAAGGACGTGGAAAACTGTGGGAAGGAGAAGTCCCAGTCGTGTGCGAAGTCCTCGAGCCGCAACGACTACATCCACTCAGGCCTGtactcctccttcaccctcaACTCCCTCAACAGCTCCAGCGTCAAACTCTTCAGGTCCATCAAGATCGAGAACCCGGCGGAGAAGCTGACGGAGAAGAAGCCTCAGGAGCCGACCCCCTCCGTCATCAAGTTTGTCACCGTGCCCTCCAAAAAGCCGCCCTCGGCCCCCCTGGTCTCCACCGTCTCCGCGGCttccgccgctcccgccgcgtcctcctcccttcccctgggATCCGAGGAGACCCTCCAGACCCTGGAGACGCTCGTCCTGCCCAAGTTAACTGTCCCCGAAGCTCCAGCACCTTTGCCAAACTTAACCAGCAGCTTCACCCCGACCCCCCCCATGTCCTCGGTGTCTCCCACTCTCCAGGTCCCTTCCACGCCCCCGTCGCCGCCCCTGAGCTCCAACCCCGACCTGGACATTGACACGGACATCGAGTCCGTGgcctcccagcagctggagcaggccCAGAGCCTTCAGCACCAATCCCCAGAGCCCAAAGAGCAGGATTCATCCGTGCTGGAGAAGGAATTTGCCAATCACCTCTCCAGATCTAAGAAACCCAAAGGGCTGGAGTTGGCTCCCACTCTCGTCATCACGGGCAGCGATCCAAGTCCTCTGGGCATTCTGAGTCCTTCTCTCCCCACTGCTTCTCTTACTCCAGCACTTTTCTCTCAG ACTCCCATCCTGCTGACTCCCAGCCCTTTGCTCTCCAGCATCCACTTCTGGAGTACCCTGAGCCCGGTGGCTCCTCTCAGTCCTGCCAGGTTGCAAGGTGCTAACACCCTCTTTCAG TTTCCATCAGTGCTGAACAGTCATGGCCCATTTACTCTGTCTGGACTGGATGGACCCTCTACCCCTGGCCCGTTTTCCCCTGATCTCCAGAAGACATAG